One window of the Solanum stenotomum isolate F172 chromosome 11, ASM1918654v1, whole genome shotgun sequence genome contains the following:
- the LOC125845610 gene encoding AT-hook motif nuclear-localized protein 20-like translates to MSNPWWTGQVGLQGVETSSSAGSPSLKKPDLGVSMNDNSGGSGSHDEDRDHSDDPKEGAVEVATRRPRGRPAGSKNKPKPPIFVTRDSPNALRSHVMEVANGADVAESIAQFARKRQRGVCVLSATGTVTNVTLRQPSAPGAVMALHGRFEILSLTGAFLPGPAPPGSTGLTIYLAGGQGQVVGGSVVGSLVASGPVMVIASTFSNATYERLPLEEEEEGGGTAAQGQLGGGGSPPGMGGSGGGGGGQQQQGGGGMGDIPSSNMPVYNLPPNLLPNGGQMNHEAFGWAHGRPPF, encoded by the exons ATGTCAAACCCATGGTGGACAGGCCAAGTAGGTTTACAAGGAGTTGAAACATCATCATCCGCGGGCTCGCCTTCTCTCAAGAAGCCAGATCTAGGCGTATCAATGAACGATAATAGTGGTGGTAGTGGTAGTCATGATGAAGATAGGGACCATAGCGACGACCCTAAAGAGGGTGCAGTCGAAGTAGCCACTCGTCGACCTAGAGGTCGACCAGCTGGCTCAAAGAACAAACCTAAACCACCAATATTTGTTACAAGGGATAGCCCTAACGCACTTAGAAGCCACGTAATGGAAGTTGCTAATGGAGCTGATGTGGCAGAAAGTATAGCTCAATTTGCTAGGAAAAGACAAAGAGGTGTTTGTGTTTTGAGTGCTACTGGAACTGTTACTAATGTAACCCTAAGACAACCATCTGCTCCTGGAGCTGTCATGGCATTACATGGCCGGTTCGAGATCTTATCGTTGACCGGAGCTTTCTTACCTGGACCCGCCCCTCCTGGATCAACAG GGTTGACTATATACCTAGCAGGAGGACAAGGACAAGTTGTGGGAGGAAGTGTAGTAGGGTCTTTAGTGGCTTCCGGACCAGTTATGGTAATTGCATCAACTTTTTCTAATGCAACATATGAGAGGCTACCTttggaggaggaggaagaaggcGGTGGAACGGCGGCACAAGGACAACTTGGTGGTGGTGGATCGCCACCGGGAATGGGAGGaagtggtggtggtggtggaggacaacaacaacaaggtgGTGGTGGTATGGGTGATATTCCATCATCAAATATGCCAGTATATAATTTGCCACCAAATTTGCTACCAAATGGTGGACAAATGAACCATGAAGCATTTGGTTGGGCACATGGACGCCCTCCTTTTTAA